The Xanthobacter flavus genome includes a window with the following:
- a CDS encoding integration host factor subunit alpha: protein MAGRTVTRADLCEAVYQQVGLSRTESAQLVEMVLKEIADCLARGETVKLSSFGSFVVRDKGERIGRNPKTGQEVPIEPRRVMVFKPSSILKHRINGTEPDGTDED from the coding sequence ATGGCTGGTCGGACCGTAACGCGGGCGGATCTGTGTGAGGCCGTCTATCAGCAGGTGGGACTCTCTCGCACCGAGTCTGCCCAGCTCGTCGAGATGGTTCTGAAGGAGATCGCGGACTGCCTCGCCCGTGGCGAGACGGTGAAGCTGTCTTCGTTCGGCTCCTTCGTCGTGCGCGACAAGGGCGAGCGCATCGGGCGCAATCCCAAGACCGGGCAGGAAGTGCCGATCGAGCCGCGCCGGGTCATGGTGTTCAAGCCCTCCAGCATCCTCAAGCACCGCATCAACGGCACCGAGCCGGACGGAACCGACGAGGACTGA
- a CDS encoding beta-ketoacyl-ACP synthase III, translating into MSGIRSVARGTGSYLPERVLSNADLAARMDTSDEWIVQRTGIRQRHIAAEGEFTSHLAIKAAERALAASGLTAADIDLIVLGTATPDQTFPATSVTVQAELGITRGAAFDVQAVCSGFVFALATADAYLKTGAFKRALVIGAETFSRILDWEDRGTCVLFGDGAGALVLEAVDATAAGNSGLLTSHLRSDGRHRAKLYVDGGPSTTGTAGHLRMEGKEVFKHAVGMITDVIEDAFAATGESAASIDWFVPHQANRRIIDASAQKLGIAPEKVVTTVDLHGNTSAASIPLALDVAVRDGRIAKGDLVLLEAMGGGFTWGSALIRW; encoded by the coding sequence GTGAGCGGTATCAGGTCCGTCGCCCGGGGCACCGGGTCCTATCTCCCCGAGCGGGTTCTCAGCAACGCCGATCTCGCGGCGCGCATGGACACGTCCGACGAATGGATCGTGCAGCGCACCGGCATCCGTCAGCGGCATATCGCTGCGGAAGGTGAATTCACCTCCCACCTCGCCATCAAGGCGGCCGAGCGGGCGCTGGCGGCATCCGGCCTCACCGCCGCCGACATCGATCTCATCGTCCTCGGCACCGCGACGCCGGACCAGACCTTCCCCGCCACCTCCGTGACGGTGCAGGCCGAGCTGGGCATCACCCGCGGCGCGGCCTTCGACGTGCAGGCGGTTTGCTCCGGCTTCGTGTTCGCGCTCGCCACCGCCGACGCCTATCTGAAGACGGGCGCCTTCAAGCGGGCGCTGGTGATCGGCGCCGAGACCTTCTCGCGCATCCTCGACTGGGAGGACCGTGGCACCTGCGTCCTGTTCGGCGACGGTGCCGGGGCGCTGGTTCTGGAAGCCGTGGACGCTACGGCGGCCGGCAATTCCGGTCTCCTGACCTCTCACCTGCGCTCGGACGGCCGCCATCGCGCCAAGCTGTATGTGGACGGCGGACCGTCCACCACGGGCACCGCCGGCCATCTGCGCATGGAAGGCAAGGAAGTGTTCAAGCATGCGGTGGGCATGATCACCGACGTGATCGAGGATGCCTTCGCCGCCACCGGCGAGAGCGCCGCCAGCATCGACTGGTTCGTGCCCCATCAGGCCAATCGTCGCATCATCGACGCCAGCGCCCAGAAGCTGGGCATCGCGCCGGAGAAGGTGGTGACAACCGTCGACCTGCACGGCAACACCTCCGCCGCGTCCATCCCCCTGGCACTCGATGTCGCAGTGCGGGATGGCCGGATCGCCAAAGGTGATTTGGTATTGCTAGAGGCGATGGGGGGCGGATTCACCTGGGGGTCGGCACTGATCCGCTGGTAG